The following proteins are encoded in a genomic region of Pagrus major chromosome 16, Pma_NU_1.0:
- the snapc1b gene encoding snRNA-activating protein complex subunit 1b, whose amino-acid sequence MDESRKRVKSDCEELLRRFQTTESVRFEIFSKIWREMKFSEIFYGTVGRQKRAFSQLTLDTASRFLLPPFSFQIRVGGLYLLYSLYKCQTASPPEQIRLALKDWEDMQKFEKDAVDAQHLDAVYILRQLMFQKAFHFAAMPTMLSFRKKKKLEKSPLCEEFMERASRPQELINIELLDELSNIHGLYDKLKTSVSSTSVHNSSMNLIHKDLVPQLRSSVVDFYKWQQRKSSQDGTNEDEESGEGTSTQQECSKRADRLAFIKSKAYGQATEACKSRRHRQVELDFTSKEAGPSHSSGYIRINKPSLKTRTCLNVQITDDMMTDAIAITRLSRLTELDFVPEAKQRAKDPSHDEDHS is encoded by the exons ATGGATGAAAGTAGGAAACGGGTGAAATCGGACTGTGAGGAGCTGCTGAGACGCTTCCAGACCACAGAGTCCGTCCGCTTCGAGATTTTCTCCAAAATATGGAGGGAAATGAAGTTCTCAGAGATTTTCTA cGGCACTGTGGGGCGTCAGAAGCGAGCGTTCAGTCAGCTGACCCTGGACACCGCCAGCAGATTCCTCCTGCCTCCGTTCAGCTTCCAGATCAGAGTCGGAGGACTTTATCTGCTGTACAGCTTGTATAAGTGTCAGACCGCCTCGCCGCCAGAGCAG ATCCGTCTGGCGCTGAAGGACTGGGAGGACATGCAGAAGTTTGAGAAGGACGCTGTGGACGCTCAGCACCTCGACGCCGTTTACATCCTGCGACAGCTGATGTTCCAAAAAGCTTTCCACTTCGCCGCCATGCCCACAATG CTCTCCttcaggaagaaaaagaagctgGAGAAGTCGCCGTTGTGTGAGGAGTTCATGGAGCGAGCGTCCCGTCCACAGGAGCTGATCAACATCGAGCTGCTGGAT GAGTTGTCGAACATTCATGGCCTCTATGACAAGCTGAAGACGTCTGTCTCTTCGACGTCAGTGCATAATTCGTCCATGAACCTGATCCATAAAGACCTGGTGCCTCAGCTACGCAGCAGTGTGGTGGATTTCTACAAGTGGCAGCAAAGGAAG TCTTCTCAGGATGGGACcaatgaagatgaagaaagcGGTGAGGGGACGTCGACTCAGCAGGAG TGCTCCAAGAGAGCTGATCGTCTCGCCTTCATCAAGTCTAAAGCGTACGGACAGGCCACAGAG GCCTGCAAGTCGCGGCGTCATCGTCAGGTGGAGTTGGACTTCACGAGTAAAGAGGCTGGACCCTCCCACTCGTCAGGATACATCAGAATTAATAAACCGTCACTCAAAACCAGAACCTGCTTAAATGTACAAATCACAG ATGACATGATGACAGACGCCATAGCGATCACTCGGCTCAGTCGTCTCACCGAACTGGACTTTGTTCCTGAAG CAAAGCAGCGCGCAAAAGATCCAAGCCATGATGAAGACCACAGCTGA